In Euphorbia lathyris chromosome 10, ddEupLath1.1, whole genome shotgun sequence, the DNA window GCCCATCTGTCTCGTGCCATCATTTGGCTTAAGACTACAGTCGATAAATTAGCAGGAAAACCAGACCACCAGTAGTTAATAACTGGAGCTAATAATGTTACCCCTGCTAACCTGTTCAATGCGTTCAAAACAAATTTGTCAAAAATCTGTCACAATTCGTTGCAAACAATAAGAAACAACATGTCGTATAGTTGAGCTAAATTATACCTGTGAGGAATGTACTTAAGGCAGCTCCAGGCGAATCCACCACCCATCGAATACCCAATTATGTAGAACTTGGATCCAAGTTCTAATTGATCTGCAAGCTCTTCTACATCTGAAGTTAAGCTTTTCAATGTTCGACTTGGATGAGGATCACTCTCTCCGTGACCCGGTCTATCAAAGTTCACAATGTAGATCCCTAATTCTTCGATAAGGTTCTGAAAGAAACCCACCATTAAATCAAGTGATACTCATAAAAATCAGTAGCAGAACTAGAATTAAATACtatatatatgttaaaattTATAATCTTTTGTAGAAGGATAATTTCGTCTTATAAGTTAATGGACGaaaatatgttaaaaattaCAATTCTTTTTTTCAGACGGATAATTTCGTCTTAGATTTCATTCATTGATATCGAGTGATGAATAGAACAAATAACTGAAAATTATACATTTAGTACCTGTGAAAGGTGATTGTCAAAAACAGGATCGTGCCTACAAGAACCAAAAGGATAGAGATAAATGATTTTGTATTTGGCTGTATCTTTTGAGACACCACGTTCTTTATAAGCTAGATGCCTCCCATCTTTGAGTTTTATCCGTGATCCTGTAATAGGCGGACCATCTAGAGAGCCAGGTAACTTGTTCAGAGGAGGTTGTACCGATTGATAACCCCATGTCAAAATCCCCACAGTGAAAACCAATAACACTTTTGAAAAAATCCCTGCAAATATCATGTTCAAAGTTAACACTGAGACGTAATGTTGTTGAAGAGAAAAAGAAGTAAGAAATCCATAAAACAAGATAAAAGCATTTGAGTGTAGGTCTCGGTTTGCTTTTTGTTCTTTTATATCGTTTTACTCTACAAAGTAGATTTAAATATGTCCGGTTAAAATTGAAAAACggttatataattatttcacaAGAAAAATTAGTTAATATCTACACGCTACCAATAACAtcaaacatataaaaaaaaacagcaCACTAAGCcttaaatatttttgttatgttaaatataaaaatctaatattttaaatatatataactttaatacttttatatataaaatgccTAAATACATTTTTAGTCCTTCAAGTTGTCTAAAAACTGCAATTGACTCCTTAAACTTCAAAATGTTACAACTAACTCTCtatcaacttgcttatttggaacaaatagcCTCTTAAGTTTCTTATTTAGAATAAATAGCCTCTAAACCCCAAAAAACATTCGAAATAATATTACATATGAAATAAAAGATTTCTAAAATATCGGATGTTACATCTAAATAATCTACTGATACATTAACTAAAGGGtaaaaaaaactcttaaaatCACAAATATTAACATATTTGATGGGTTATTTGTCTCAAATAAGTAAATTAAGAGGGTTAGTTGTAACATTTTGAAATTCAACCGTCAGTTACAATTTTTAGACAATTTGATGGGGCTGGAGATATACTAGACctacaaaataaattaatttggaCTAATACAACAAGTCTTTCCAATTTTGGGGTGTTGTGCAACACACCTAGTTAATGAGAGCTAATACTAAAACCATCTTTAGTGGCAGTGATTTGGTTGTTACTTATCTACTTGGAGTAATAACCAATTACTAGGGAGGTTGTGACCAAAATAAGTTTGTAACTTATTCTACTAACAAACAGTAAATACTCTtctaaaatccaaattttaagTGTTTGCATGCCATAGAGGGGCCAGGGGTGTCAGATCTGACGCGTGGTTTACACGCACCAGATCTTGGGCATTATACCCCTAtgtagacctgggcatgggccggtGAGCCTGCCTGGTCCGCCTAGGCCCATTTAGTCGGGTTTGGACACATGAAAATGCATTCAAGCCCGATCCGGCCCAAACCCGTCAAAAATTGAACGGGCTTGGGCTTTACACATTTTACATCGGCCCGGCCCGGCACGATATAACATATAttctaaatttataatatattttatataaatattaatcataatataattttataaacaaaaataaaatatttaaagtttgctgtttttttttttttgaaaataattgagaACAGTACTGTATTTTGAGCTTAATTTTGAACCATTGTTGTTTTTGGCTTTGTTGCTTTTTCTTTGTGAATTAtctgtgttttgttttgtgaattatctctgttttttttaatttgatagtAATTTTatcactttaatttttttttaaatatacagATGGGCTTGTATGAGCGGGCTTAGGATTCATATCTCAGATCCGAACCCAGCCTGATTACATTTCATGTGGGCTGGGCTGAGCTGGGCTTGGACTCATCAAGCTTTATTAAAAGTCCGACAGGCCCGGTCCATGCCCACATGTAACCATAAGAATTTGCGTTTAAAAAGTAGTAAAAATCTCTTTTAGTCCGTGGAAAATTATCATTTAAGTCcctatttataattaataatttttttgacttatataattttaaataacaaGTTTCTTCTGGTGGCATATTACTAACTTTGTTACTAAAATCTTTAAAGTTAGAATGTTGTAGATGCTCTAAGTAGATATTGACTATAGTTGGTGAAAAAAGATTTGGTGTAAAATTACAAGTTTGGTCTAAGTTTTAGAAGTTTGACTTGTTATTATTTGCCAAGTTACACAATTAAATAGTTATCggttattaataattaattaagttttacTAAACATGCTGCTAAATGAGATGCTAATAATCTTAGTTGTTgagttatttcattttttttatggttataatgtaaaatacccttaacgttttgagttaagagcaattttacccttaacgtttaaaatggtgcaattttactcttaatgtttGTAGTCAagaccaattttacccctaacattggtaaattggatcaatttcagacactattataaaatacaatcatttttttctttattttgcaccaattgcatatcaatttgttctaaaaggatataatgttttttgtaatttgataataaaattggagattaatatttataaattcggtgaatttttttgtctaattcatacaaaaaacagtaaatttttaatatttttttcttattttttttaacatcccaacatatgtttgtgatttgttactaataaaataacgcatgtgtgaagtgtagatgacaagattcatgaccgaaaagacagtttgatgaattatttatcaaattgaccaatttatcaacgttaggggtaaaattgctattggcttcctacattatgggtaaaattgcaccattttagacgttaggggtaaaattgctcctgacccaaaatgttaggggtatttttgcaccttaaccctttttttatttatcttttcattttaaaaagaagagttttaagtgtttggttagacattttttatttgtcttttatagCTGAAAAGTAGCTGTTTATAAAAGCATGAAATCACTGCTTTTAGCAGTTTTTTTCAACAGCCAGTAGCTGATAAATAGCTATTAGTTGATTAACTTTTTAGTtaactgatttgactagctatttatgtaaacttgtttggtaaaaattaactGATTACTAATaactgtttgtgtaaaatgataaaaaaaacgtGGTAAAATATGTCATTCAAGAGAGGTTGAGCAATAGGCTAATTCAAAAAGTTCCTAAAAccaactttttcaaaattagaaaTTAGCTTTGTAGATTCAATAAATTCTTTCAAACCTCAGTTTTAGTCAAAACCTGTAAATTGGCTTAAGCCTATAATTTTACCCAAAAAGCTATTTACCAAACGCGAAGTTGTGTCCAGTGGCGAATACAAGATTGTTCGGTTGGGAGAGCTAATTTTACATATAgtgtgtaaaaaaaattctaaaattgaaGTTGTTAAATTAAAATCGTATACATACGTGTTATAGTCAAATTGGTCAAAAACCAATTTTTAACTACCAATGTAGAACTTCTCAGAATTAAGCTATattgtgtttaagattcttaacatatataaaaaaaattgtctaatagaaaaaaatcgaatttagGAACAGCCtaataggtaaaaaaattagaaatttagatttaagaatGATCTAACgggccaaaaaaattagaaatttgaatttaagaAGGGACTCAcacgaaaaaaaaaagtacaattttggatttagaaattGCCTAATaggctaaaaaaaattggaattttggatttagagattgTCTAACCGAATCTGAACCAATTTTGAAGTGCTAATTCAGCACCCGACCATTATTTCTTGAAAACAGTGGAACCGGAACCACTACAGTCTCAAACTGTATAGAAACAGATGAGCCAAAACTACTCATGGTTATGGTGGTTCCGGCGGTCGGCGGAGACCGGACTCCAGTCCCCTCCCTGTATCCACCACCCCTATGATTCTAAAAGGTTCACTGTTCCAATCCATTTCTGCTACTCTTTGCTCAAACATTCTATTCCGAAATCACCATCCTCCGGACATGATCGTTTCGTTAGACTAAATACTTAGGCATCCTGAAGCCATGAATAATCTAAGATCTAGATATAAAATTGGAACTTACATATGGATATTGCTGCTTGATTTCAGTaactaaaaaacaataagaatCACCAAATAAAACCAATAAAATCAAATAGTTAGATTAGAGAGAAGAATTAATAAGCAGACCTGAATTGGGAGATATGTTCTTGCTCACTCCGCCTGCCATTGTTGGACACAGACCAAGAAATTCAGAATTCCTTTCCCATCCCCCTAAACTTTTTATTATAGACAAGCAAGGACAGTGACGTcaactaaactaataaaatatctACGGTTAATTCAAAAAAACACTTTGTTTTAAACTGTTTCCCGGTTATTATATTAAGCACTGGGTTTTTTATATCACTCAAATGATCTCCAATTcatatttggacacgtgtattgtgatcccaaataataattaaaatggtaaattttaaataaaatccatatagtttcactaattttcgGATAAAGAACtgtggtttatttttttattaaaacgaggattgaggtttcacacttggaTTAATGTTATTAAAAGTTAAAAGCATCTTTAACAACttgaaaatgaaatttttcaagaattaaagtcgttcaatgtcatattttctatggaactacattttcgattttcgaaaatcatattttttggaactttctctctctaaacattaactttctctccctttaccaaacatcatctaaataatctcaaaataaataaaaaaaaaattggagaattaaagttgcttagaatattagtggttcttaaaatatatcatttttgaagtcgtcaatggtgattttaatagtatcaatcgaaaaagtccttattttggtaaagttgaaaacctcaatcctcgttttgacaaaaagtaaaccacagtcctttatctgaaaattagtgaaactacaagagttttatttgaaatttaccctaattaaaatagtgtggcctcttataatatgtgtgggTCCATATTACACATTTCAAAATATGTATAGGAGatcctccatttgacatggaaaacgatgcttctaataatttgccctaTAAAACTGTTATCATTTTTtcaaatgaaaattttgaacAATTTAAGTTGCTTAGTACCGCAGTGGCCCTCTTTGGTAAAAGAGCTTTTTTGGGAGTAAAATTACAGATTTCAGCTATTTcaaaggttttgactagtcaaacctctaatgTTTGTGTTTGGACGAAGAGGGTAACGATGACAACGGGTACTGTATCTGTGGGTATCGGACACTATCCGTGGaaaccctacccgttgccatccctagatGAGAGGGTTGAAAGGACTTATTGGGTCCAAAAAACTGATTTTGAAAAAGTTGGTTTTATAAGcattttcaattagcttatgcCCCATCATTTTTAAGGACATTTTAACTCATAATTACTACATTTTAACCCTAAATAAATGCTTTATCGTgtctttatttatcattttacacaaacacctattaacaatcagctaagttttacaaCATAAGTTTACAGAATCAGCTAATAGCTGACAACTATTTGCCAAACAAAgccaatatttttcaaaatcatcattttgaaatttaatttctaaacgttaatttctttttttaccaaacaacacctaaataacatAATAACTAAAAAgttgaataattaaatttatttaaaatgttattaaatttttaaaaattttcattttaaggttatTAACGATGAAATTCGGCAATATCAACCTAAAATTGATCGATTTGCAAATATCGGCAAACACAATCCTCTGTCAAATCTATATTCCTAAATGCTAAATGCTCAATTTGCACCCTAActtatacattaaaaaaaaatcaagtgctaatttcaaaaactttttttttaaaaaaattgctcATTTTTATTATCCAAATGGTAATTTTTAAGTATTAGACATTAATTTTTCAACTTAGATTGGGTCCACAaactattataataatatatgatGGATGGAATTTTTAAAGCAGATTTGCCATTTGGAAAAGGTTAGCGATGTAATCGAGGCATAGGAATgtattaattgatttttgggttaaggtgcaaaaatactcctaacgttttgggtcaggaaaatttttacccctaacatctaaaatgatgcaattttatctttaatgttagaaaccaagagcaattttacctttaaaattgataaattgggtcaatttaagaaataattcatcaaactgtcttctcgatcatggatcttgtcatctacacttcacacatgcgttattttatcagtaacaaatcacaaacatatgttgggatgtgaaaaaaataagaaaaaaatattaaaaatatactgtcttttgtacgaattagataaaaaaaaattcaaaaaattcaccgaatttataaatattaatctccaattttattattaaattacaaaaaacattatatcctttttttagaacaaattgatatgcaattggtacaaaataaagaaaaaaataactgtattttataatagtgtctgaaattgatccaatttatcaacggtagggataaaattgctcttggctacaaatattaggggtaaaattgcaccactttagatgttaggggtaaaattgctccttatCCAAAatattaaaggtatttttgcaccttaactctTGATTTTTTAAGtattagaaaattaattttttaacatGTAGGATGCACAAATTATTATAGCCATTATCGCTAAAATCTATTTTAAGAAAactaatattatttttcatcaCTAAGAAATGATAGTCAATTTTGGCTAAAACCtattttaataaaactaatATTATCATGTCTCAAATTACTCCGTCAGACTTTCAGTTTATCTGAAGGTTTAACTAAATTCATttgattttttgtaatttcagaTTAATGATATTCTATATTCTTTTATTATCGTTATTCGTgattcatttctttttttttattaataattgttAACATCATGTTATTATTCATCACTACTATATTAAAGACACgttaatatatgaaaaaaaattaaatattatctCGTGTTCAGTAgatgttttaaataaaaatcatatgtTTCATTGAGCTTTTATTTAAGTATCTCATTTCTAAATCTATTTTGAAATTCTTTCATTCTGAATCATCTAATATATAACGGGtgcaaaatacataaataaaatatttgtatttttaataagGTATAGAAATGATCCGATTTGTTAACATTAACTAAAATTAGACatttttatacaattttctttctttaagaaCACAAGGAAATTTCACGTATATCCTTTTTTATATAGTTTGTCCAATTTTTTGGTTCGAGGCTTCATCATGCATTCTATAGGTGGATTTTCTCTCAATTAAAGTTGTCTGTGTATACtaaaattcaaatttgaaaTCTGTAGTTTAACCGACATAGGAGGTGTTTGGGTGCTCCTTTTCGTGctcatgtttgcattttcagttcgaaatggagagttttaggtgtttggttagtgacattcctgtttgccttttacacttgaaaagctgcattaggtgtttggttagtgacctcatgtttgctttttacacctgaaaaacagttttttacaaaagcagagaatctctgctttttcgaaaagcagctttttccaacatcaaacaGCAAAAAagtagccttttacaaaagcagagaatctctgtttttttgaaaaacagttttttctaacagcaaaccgtaacagtaaacaacaactagcaacaacaaacaacaaaccgtaatagcaaacagtaacagcaaacagtaggtaaaacaaacgggcccttaaAGCTCTTAACCACTCAAACCACCATTAATTCAAAACACTATAACACTCAAAACAACATGCAAGACTTTCTCAAAACCATAAATGTTTGACATTATAGATGGAGTTTTGTAATGGGTAAGATGGATATCAAGTTGCAAACCATAATAAATAATTGACATTATAGATCTTCATAGTGGTTCCTTAAAATGTGGATCAATCAAGTTgctttcacgtagctaaaatctCCAATGACCACAAAACGAggcatttttttttctaatatgtAATATAAAAAGAGATAATGATCCTGTTTCACAATTAGCTAAATAGcggattacattagctgttagttgGTTACCTTTTtagttagctgatttgactagcggATTATGTaaatttgtttggtaaaacttaactgattgttaatagctgtttgtgtaaaatgacaaataaagacaAATTAAAGCATTTATTTGGAGATTAAAGAATATTAAATAGGGGTAAAAATGTCCATAAAAGAGATGAAGCAATAagttaattgaaaaaacttccaaaatgagctttttggatccaataaactctttcaaacaGTTATTCACCAAACACAACTagtagaggtttgactagttaAAACTAGACCTCGGCATGGGCAGGGCTCGGACCGGCTTTTGATAAAACCTGataagcccaagcccagccTAAGCCCACACTAATTAGAGTCAGGCTCGGACTCGGGCTCGGACCTAAAAAAGGAATCCCAAGCTCGCCTGCCCAAGCccatatctatattaaaaaaaaatcaattaactttttttaataaaaaatcataaacataatagttaatacgaggcatttaaataaatattaaatttataaatgtatatatagatAGCGAGCCGGACCAATCCCAACGGGTGTTTATATAGCCACGCCTGCCCATTTTCTAGACGGATTTATTCGGGCTTGGACCGGACCGAGCCTGACactaattttatgtgtccaggCCCGGCTAAATGGGCCTGGGCTCGGGCCGGACGGGAGGGCTCATCGACCCATCGCGAGGTCTAGTTAAAACCTCTAAAGTggttcaaacctctaattttaaatcaaaaagctcttgtaagttaatttttttcaattaaaacttTATGTGTATGTCAGGATTCGAACTCGAGATCTAGCTTAATCGATTTGAAGCTCTTAACCACTCAAGTCAATTTTAATTGATAAAAGGAGGTATGACTCAATTGATAATAGGAAAAAGTACAACAATAAATATTGTGGTTAAACTGATTTGCAAATACAATcatcgtggtttaaaagtttgcaaacagaaatctgtgtttttttgtagtttacaaactcagtcattccttcaaaaattattatcgtTACTATTTACCCCTAAATGAAGTGATttgaaaaaattagaaaaaactaaCTTTGCAAATTATCCAAAATACATGGTTtaactttacaaattaactaaaacaCAAGTATTGTTTTATCGAAAAGTTGACTCACATATTTTTTATTGCAAAATtcacaaaatataaattcatgtttgcaaacttttaaatcataaaagttaattttacaAATCGATTAAACtacaaaatttatttatttattttattatttttgtactttttcctccATAATATTATTCATGTTGAATCTCTGCTTGACATGTTTGAGGTTCGATTCCTCACTCCGTCAAAATTTAACCTTCATTGAtaggtgatctgtaaattctactgtaaaccctcatcgaggtctgtggtttaCCCTAATCTTGGAAGTGAatagacctacccttaccttacctaaacttttgggaatggaaaaaaaaaattctgtcATTCTCCCAGTTGGATAGGAGGAGGGATTACACTATACatattatattttgtaattttattttatttcacttattaataccaatgaaTGTCACGATACATTTTTATAATACCATGTGTTTcaactattatttttattaacaaaatattgtagaaaaacattataataaagaaGCATGCTATTTGTGTACGTATACTAATACcaaattataaaaacaaaagatttagtgaaataattttaaaataaaaaaaaataaaatgaaaaggtgAGTGATATCATATGAAATAATATCAATATATACATAATGtctttaatatttaatataatccACGATCTGCCTTCTGATGGGAAAATTATTAAAAGCATTCGGTTTTCCATGTCAAATGGAAGACCTTCTACTATTTCAATTATTACGTTGGGTCACattacacgtgtccaaatgtgaattgggaaTCTTCcaagtgacatggaagaccggGTGTTTAACATAAGAACTCCTTCTGATGATCTAAATTAACAGCAAACGGTCAAAGAGGAGCCATAATCCGGCCTCTCctctccgatgcttaagtcagtgaTGTATTTGAGAGTAAATAATAACTTGAAAAcacttagggggcgtttggttcacaaggggtaagggaaaaagaatcaagaaagggaaactaaaggaaatgaaaggaataagcattaattcccctatgtgtttggatatgtttaggaaagtgAATAGGGTAAAGGGAATCCAAATCCCTACAGGGCCTGGGGCAAtgggcttaacctaaagtggggtaaatccataatctaaaatgggtaaagggaatgagttttttttaaaacaaacaagaacaaagggaatgaaaccctcccattcccattcccattTCTAAAGACCCCGAACCAAATGCCCCCTTAGTAATGAATTGGGAATAATGGACATACTTGTAGCTAAGTTTATAGATAATTACATTTACACGTGTCCGCTTCTAATTGGGTTCGGTCAAGTACCTTTCCACATGTAGACCGTTGATTGGCTTCAAACTCCTTCCCTTTATGTCACTCCGCAATATCTCGCGTGATCTAAGGATTAGGAACGTGGCTTTGAGACCCGTAGATGTTATTGGTCCACGTGTGAAACTAGGTACCTTCCAGCTGAAGCTTTCTTCTTAACCACTCCAACTAGCTCCTTCCGCTAACCTTGACATGGGCTTTTGGCTCAAGCCCATTAAGTTGATTCAGTTGGGCCTTCATTCCAGCCTTGATTCTTTTATCCTATATCAACACGTATTCTCATCTTAAACTAATAAGGGCGCTCAGATCAACAGGAGCCGCCATACAAAACTAAACAAGGATATCACTCTTATTCAGACACATAGACCAATGGGAGACAATTGAATCCAGCTCGGATTAGGACTTGTCAATTCCGTCTAGGATAACGTAAATCAGGCATAACACAAATTAACTTAAGTTCACCTGTCTTCCGATGAATCTAAGAATAACATCATTTGACGAATCTACTCATGCACATCCTATAAACTATAATCAAGTTACATACACATATTTATTGCAGTTACTCGTAGTTGTTTAGTACTCTATCTTATATTCTGCTAACATAGGCATCAGAGTGGGATTGTCTGTCAACGGCCTCACGTTGATCATCTTTCTGTCTTACCCCAGGCACCGGAAAGATCACATCAGACAACAAAGTGCTACCTCACATATTCTATCATAtcaaattggtgcggtgagcgtggatcgAACTAGAAATGATCACGACTCATTAAGAAAACACAACTAATCCAACATCCTCGCAATAACTTGGTACCTTTCATGATGCCAGTAACAACCCAATAACCTTCCTTCAAATAACCTCGGAGATCGATCGGCATATTGGTGGATGTTTGGGATCCATAAAACCTTCCTACATAGAATTTATGGACCGCATCACTAAGCAACTCCTATACATGAGCATCGTTCAATAGGCCATAAATGAGCAAAAAGCCATGGTGGTTGAGCGACAGGAAAAACTGACAGAAACAGAGGAGGCCATTAGATTGGCAAATAACCAAAGTTCCAAGGACTACTCCGCCAAGTAGAACACGGATCGCATCTATTCACAGAGGATGTTGGAAGATCATGTGTGCAGTGATGAAAGATCCCACATAGCTTGCTGGTGAAGTAATCTCATACGGCATGTGACCTTAGGGACACTTTGTGTGGATTGAAGTTCAAGCAGAATTACAGATGTCCTAGATTAGTTCACACGACGTGTTGTAATAGAGACACGCCGTATGAATTAATCCAAAAGAAACAGAAACTTCTCCAAATTCTCACACTCTATGTGGCTGGAGTCACACGTCGTGCAACTTTCTTTCCCCTGTTTTCTGGATATTGCAATTGCTCACACGACGTGTTCTTGTCCTCATATATGTGAGGCGATAAGAATGCCTTGTGTTTATGTTTTTCATAGCGAATCCTTGTGTTTATGTTTTTCATAGCGAGTGCATTTTTATATTGGGTGACTATCTTCACCTCTTTAATCTTCAAAGATGATGATTGATCATTTTATTGCATAATAAAGTGTAATGCTTTGTCTTATTTTGCCATTGTTCTTTAACTTCCCATTGTTCTTTAACTTCCCAATTAcccattttatatttttactttaATTTTGTACTTCTTTTATTGGGTTTTGGTTCGATTGATTTTTTTTGCTCCAATGATCATATAAGCCTGGTTAAGTTAAAGAAATAAAGCATATAGAAGTCGTAATCAAACATATGTGCAATTTTAGTTTTGAATTTAGTTTAATAGGTAATGTGTTATTTTTTGATTGAC includes these proteins:
- the LOC136209410 gene encoding uncharacterized protein; the encoded protein is MAGGVSKNISPNSGIFSKVLLVFTVGILTWGYQSVQPPLNKLPGSLDGPPITGSRIKLKDGRHLAYKERGVSKDTAKYKIIYLYPFGSCRHDPVFDNHLSQNLIEELGIYIVNFDRPGHGESDPHPSRTLKSLTSDVEELADQLELGSKFYIIGYSMGGGFAWSCLKYIPHRLAGVTLLAPVINYWWSGFPANLSTVVLSQMMARDRWAYRVWYYTPWLSYWWNTQKWFPIFSIIANTPVLSKQDREIAPSIDFSNLGHARQQGDAESIHREAAVAFRNWEFDPMEMENPFPNGEGSVHLWQGDEDGAIPVTMQRYIVQRLPWIRYHEVLGSGHMFPFLDGLFDKIVKEMLTGE